AATGAGCTGGATCTATGGCTCCATTACAGAGTCTATGCTGGGCCAAATCGTGGGTTATCGCACTGCTCGTGAAATATGGGATGCACTTACCCAAATATACTCTGCTGCCTCTTTTTCTCAGTTGTCCGAAGTTCGCACACAGCTCCAAACTCTCCGCAAGGATGGTCTTACTACTGCGTTTGCCTACATTCAGAAATTTCGCAGACTCTGCAATAATCTTGCCTCTATACCGGTTGAACCATCATCTTTTGCAGAAGCTAATACTTTGCAAGTTTGGCAAGACGCTATGCGCCAAGAAATTACTGCTCTTCACTCACAAGGCACGTGGTCTCTTGTCCCACGCCCTCCTTCTGCTCGTATTGTGGGCTACAAGTGGGTCTACCGTGTTAAATTAAATGCAAATGGCACTGTGGATCGCTATAAAGATTGCCTTGTCGCCAAGGGGTTTCACCAAACCCAAGGTCTTGATTTTCATGAGACTTTCAGCCTGGTGATTAAGCCCAACACCATCAGACTTGTCCTTGGCCTTGCTGTCTCTCGGCAGTGGGATATTAAGCAATTAGATATCCAAAATGCTTTCCTTCATGGAGACCTTGATGAAGTCGTCTACATGAGTCAACCTCAAGGATTTGTTGACTCCCAACATCCCACACATGTGTGTCGCTTACACAAGTCACTGTATGGTCTTCGTCAGTCTCCTCGAGCTTGGTTTTTGAAACTTAGTAATGCTCTGTGTCATTGGGGCTTTGTTGCATCCCGTGCCGATACTTCATTTTTTATTATTCCACTGGTTCTCTATTAATGATTGTGcttgtgtatgttgatgacattatCGTTACAGGCTCTTGCTCCACTACTATTACAGCTTTGGTTCAGCATTTGAAAGGTCAGTTTGCAGTAAAGGACCTCGCtgatttacattttttttttgggcTGGAAGTCTCTCGGTCATCTACTGGAATGCACATTTGCCAAACTAAGTATTTTCGGGACTTACTAACCAAGACGGGCATGGTGGATTCCAAGCCTCTCTCTACaccgattacccttggctcactCTCTCTTCATGATGGCACTCTCTTACCCTCCGCTACTGCATATCGAAGCATTGTAGGAGCCTTACAATATTGTACTCTTACCAGGCCAGATCTCGCGTTTGCAGTAAACAAACTCTGCCAGTTTATGCACTCTCCAACAGACATTCATATGCAGGCCGCTAAGCGTGTTCTCCGCTACCTCAAAGGCACTACTCACCTCGGCTTGTTTCTCCATCCCACTACTGATCATACATTATATGCCTATACAGATGCCGATTGGGCATCTTGCCCGGATGACAGCCGCAGTACAAGTGCTTATTGTATCTTTCTTGGGCACAATCTGATTTCTTGGTCCTCATCCAAGCAGAAAGTGGTGTCTCGTTCAAGTATTGAATTGGAATATCGCGCCATGGCCAATGGCGCTGCTAAAATTTCTTGGCTACAGTCTCTTCTCTCTGAATTAGGCATGCCTCTTCCTCATCCTCCGGTGTTATATTGCGACAATGTCAGCACTCTTCACTTAGCTACTAACCCGATACTTCATGCTCGCACCAAGCATGTGGAACTTGACTATCATTTCATTAGAGAACATGTCCTCCGCAAGGATCTGTTCTTGTCTTTCACTCCGTCGTCCAATCAATTGGCGGACTGCCTGACCAAGCCTCTTATCACCACTCAATTCCTGGAGCTGCGAACCAAACTCACTGTGCTTCCGCGCCCAATGAGTTTGCGGGGATGTTAAAccaaatgattaattaattaattctgtaTTAGTTGGTTTATATTTTCTTCTCTGCTGTATGTGTGCCACGTATAATGTGGTCCTATAAGCTTCTATATAAAGCTCTGTACTATTCAATATTCACTAAGGAAATACAGAAAAAAAATATGCTGTCTCCAATTTCCTATCCCATCCGTGTCCCACCAATTATTTTAAGTCACATTATATATTTATAGTATTAATATAGTTGGAAAGAGAGAAAgttgtaaataatttaaatatatattaaataaataaatgaggtgTCTTAAACTAATTGGTGGGACATGAAGGAGATAGGAAATTGTAGACAATAGATTTTTTTTCGGAAATACAACAACTTTTTCCATTCCTTCTTAATTTCTGTCATCCAACCACtccaaaacaatttttttattcgTTGGCCGAACGGGACCCAGAGAGGCTCACATGTTAATTTCAGCGGTTCGAGGTAGCTTCGATCTTCAACCGCCACCATCGTCGTGCTTCACACTTCTCACTTAACCCCTGTCATTTCTGAGCTAAACTACATTTGTATAACTTCGTCACACACTTCTCAGATGGCCCAACCCACTGACGACAACCACAAAGACCTCCCTCTGGTCTTAGTCCTTGGATCACCCACGATCCACGTCCTTTACAAAGACCAATTCGCCCAAAGATATCGAATCTTGAAACACTCCGATTCAGATCTCCCTCTCGACCAGTTCCTCGCGTCACCTCAGGTGCGATCGGCGACGGCCATATTGTGCGCCGGCGTGAATCAGATCTCCGCTGATATACTCCGCCGTCGATTAGACTTGTCGCCACCAGAAGCGCCGGCGTTAACCACATCGACGTTGCCGAGTGTCGACGCCGTGGAATTGCCGTGACCAACGCCGGGAATTCGTTGAGTGAGGATGTGGCGGATATGGCGGTTGGGTTGTTGATCGATGTGCTTAGAAAGATCTCGGCCTCTGATCGCTATGTCAAGGGAGGGAGTTGGGCTGCTCTTGGGAATTTCCCTCTGGCTCACAAGGTAACTCCTTTTTATCTAATATGgcaaattaatatacatatatatatatatatatatatatatttaatggaaACCTGCCCAAATCACAAACTATGTAGTATTTACATATGATGAACAGTACGAGCTCTTTCAGTATAAAAAATATGATTGAGTACAATACAATATGGTACGTACAAATTAAAATACTTTGTGTATGTATATCTCACAGTAATATTTTTATTCACGATTTGATCTAACAATAATTTTTCATAAGCAGTTGGGAGGTAAGCGGGTTGGAATTGTTGGGTTGGGAAGGATCGGGTGTGAAGTTGCGAAGAGACTGGAGGCCTTCGGGTGTGAAGTTGCGAAGTTGCTGCTGACAACGATGCCCTAATAATCTGTTGTAGTCTAACTAACCAAACACGCCACATGATCGACAGAAAAGTAATGTGTGCATTGGGAAGAAATGGAGTGATAATCAACGTGGGGCGTGGGAAAATCATAAAGGAGAAGGAAATGGTTGAGTGTTTGGTGGGCGGAGAGATTGGAGGAGCTGGTTTGGATGTGTTTGAGGATGAGCCAAATGTTGATCAGGAGTTGATTGGATTGGACAATGTGGTTCTCTCTCCACACCGGGTTGTTTTCACCGTGGAAAGTTTCGAGGCTTTGTATGAAGTTGCTGTTGGGAATTTAGATGCCTTCTTCTCGAACAAGCCTTTGCTTTCTGAGGTTCTCCACGATTAAGGTTTTTGCAAGTTTCTTATTACGAAAAACAAGttagcaaaaagaaaaaaaaaagtgtaaactTAATATTTGTTTTTGAATGTGGTATAGCCTAACGTTGAAAAATATTCATTGTTAGCACTTTTTTTTCTTCCCATACATATGCCGGATAAAATCAACTTGCAAGCAtgtgcttaattttatttattaattatttttattacatttgtattattatcatataaatttcaaattaacaaacaatattatatataaaagaatcacataaacatattaaatgaaaatttaaataaaaatattgtttataatttaaaaaatatatatatataatatgataatttttttatatataaatgataattttgtaaaaataaaaattaagattatgtattatatattattataatgatatttcataatatttaaatttatattaatataattattaaatatatagtcttgtattaaatattattatcataataatattttataatatttaaattcatattaaaataattagtaaaagttagattatatattattatcataataatatattatacaatttaaatttatattaatataattattcaatatctagtcttgtattaaaataatgatattttataacatttaaatttgaatttatattaatataattcataaatatttttttcattaattagtttaaatatatattccgtcaagtatttagaatattctgttaaagttgaCGAAACAAACATGTTGACTCACGATTTGGctaacgacacggagtcaaatatacgacaaaagataaaacggcaagtaagaaagataatctaatggaagagagaaaaacaccaaggatttatagtggttcggctccaaaagatggtaatgacctatgtccacttagtgctattattaaggttgaatctcaaagtcgtgatcaaagaactagagttctttgagtttcacaaaccttggaagaaatacaataaaacgatggataattgcactatagttctctctttttctctctcttagCAAAAATATTTTGGaatcaaaagtccattccttgagctattttatgcatatttataggctcaatgatggttacatgggccaataggCCATATCTTttcttaataaccgcgtatcaaggtca
This genomic interval from Humulus lupulus chromosome 8, drHumLupu1.1, whole genome shotgun sequence contains the following:
- the LOC133795221 gene encoding uncharacterized mitochondrial protein AtMg00810-like, with translation MIVLVYVDDIIVTGSCSTTITALVQHLKGQFAVKDLADLHFFFGLEVSRSSTGMHICQTKYFRDLLTKTGMVDSKPLSTPITLGSLSLHDGTLLPSATAYRSIVGALQYCTLTRPDLAFAVNKLCQFMHSPTDIHMQAAKRVLRYLKGTTHLGLFLHPTTDHTLYAYTDADWASCPDDSRSTSAYCIFLGHNLISWSSSKQKVVSRSSIELEYRAMANGAAKISWLQSLLSELGMPLPHPPVLYCDNVSTLHLATNPILHARTKHVELDYHFIREHVLRKDLFLSFTPSSNQLADCLTKPLITTQFLELRTKLTVLPRPMSLRGC